In Roseomonas fluvialis, one genomic interval encodes:
- a CDS encoding FkbM family methyltransferase gives MSDRTFRALTGGDSPRVKVIDIGANPIDADPPYAAMLRAGDAEVVGFEPNAAALDLLNTRKGPYERYFPHAVGDGRRHALHICQAPGMTSLLEPDPAVLGLFHGFPDWGRVLSTEPVDTVRLDDVPETAGADLLKLDIQGAELMVLRHAEARLRDVVVIQAEVEFLPLYKGQPLFSDMDIFLRERGFVLHRFFPAVSRAVQPMMVNADPYAGLGQLVWADAIFIRDFARPEALTDRQLMAMAAILHDCYAAYDIAFRLVAEHDRRRGTAHATAYLAGLQSPLPRAA, from the coding sequence ATGTCCGACCGGACCTTCCGTGCCCTGACCGGCGGCGACAGCCCGCGCGTGAAGGTCATCGACATCGGCGCCAACCCGATCGATGCCGACCCGCCCTATGCCGCCATGCTGCGCGCCGGCGACGCCGAGGTGGTCGGCTTCGAACCCAACGCCGCGGCGCTGGACCTGTTGAACACCCGCAAGGGCCCCTACGAACGCTATTTCCCGCACGCCGTAGGCGACGGCCGGCGCCACGCCCTACATATCTGCCAGGCCCCGGGCATGACCTCGCTGCTGGAACCGGACCCGGCCGTGCTCGGCCTGTTCCACGGCTTTCCCGACTGGGGCCGGGTCCTGTCCACCGAACCGGTCGACACCGTACGCCTCGACGATGTGCCCGAGACCGCCGGAGCCGATCTGCTCAAGCTCGACATCCAGGGTGCGGAGCTGATGGTACTACGCCATGCCGAAGCCCGGCTGCGCGACGTGGTCGTGATCCAAGCCGAGGTCGAATTCTTGCCGCTCTACAAGGGCCAGCCGCTGTTCAGCGACATGGACATCTTCCTGCGCGAACGCGGCTTCGTGCTGCACCGCTTCTTTCCCGCCGTCAGTCGCGCCGTCCAGCCCATGATGGTGAATGCCGACCCTTACGCCGGGCTCGGCCAGCTGGTCTGGGCGGATGCCATCTTCATCCGAGACTTTGCGCGGCCCGAGGCGCTGACTGACCGGCAGCTGATGGCGATGGCGGCGATCCTGCACGATTGCTACGCCGCCTATGACATCGCGTTTCGCCTCGTCGCGGAACATGACCGTCGCCGCGGCACCGCCCATGCCACGGCCTACCTCGCCGGCCTGCAATCCCCGCTGCCCCGCGCGGCCTGA
- a CDS encoding class I SAM-dependent methyltransferase, protein MTLTAEAPPTLRSLLHVGCGMPDPRKLPPAFFAPGEWREVRLDLDPGVAPDIVASITDMAMVETASFDAVWSAHNLEHLFAHEVPLALREFRRVLRPGGFALITLPDLQRAAELVAQDRLAEPAYVSPAGPIAPLDMLYGHGAAIAAGNHFMGHRTGFTARTLEAALVAARFDAVRVVRDDAYALWATASVAG, encoded by the coding sequence ATGACCCTGACCGCCGAGGCCCCGCCGACATTGCGCAGCCTTCTGCATGTCGGCTGCGGCATGCCCGACCCGCGCAAGCTGCCCCCCGCCTTCTTCGCGCCCGGCGAATGGCGCGAGGTGCGGCTCGACCTTGATCCCGGTGTTGCGCCGGACATCGTCGCCTCCATCACCGATATGGCGATGGTCGAGACGGCCTCCTTCGATGCCGTCTGGTCCGCCCACAACCTCGAGCACCTGTTCGCACACGAGGTGCCGCTCGCGCTGCGCGAATTCCGCCGCGTGCTGCGCCCCGGCGGCTTCGCGCTGATCACCCTGCCCGATCTGCAGCGCGCGGCGGAGCTGGTGGCGCAGGACCGTCTCGCCGAACCCGCCTATGTCTCTCCTGCCGGGCCGATCGCGCCGCTCGACATGCTCTACGGCCATGGCGCGGCGATCGCGGCGGGCAATCACTTCATGGGGCACCGCACCGGCTTCACCGCGCGCACGCTGGAAGCCGCGCTGGTCGCCGCGCGCTTCGATGCCGTGCGGGTCGTGCGCGATGACGCCTACGCGCTCTGGGCCACGGCCAGTGTCGCCGGCTGA
- a CDS encoding helix-turn-helix domain-containing protein: MATSGQILSADGQAPRRDIPQDRVDRPLAAFARDYAEGEAVPRHSHDRAQLLYATAGIMRVTTDAARFTVPPARALWIPAGLPHAVAMPRGLAMRALFLRADAAAAGPAHPAVLSVAPLLRELILAACAEPLEWDEKGRGGHLAALILEEIARAPTLPLAVPQPRDARLLRLAAALALQPDSALTLDDWAVRTGASPRTLRRLFRAETGMGFARWRQALRLTEAAALLANGMAPAQAAAAVGYASAPAFGAAYRAAFGVTPGAGRQGQPATLAVAQSA, translated from the coding sequence ATGGCGACGTCAGGCCAAATCCTGTCGGCAGACGGCCAGGCGCCGCGGCGCGACATTCCCCAGGACCGGGTGGACCGCCCGCTGGCCGCCTTCGCACGCGATTACGCGGAGGGCGAGGCGGTGCCGCGCCACAGCCACGACCGCGCGCAGCTGCTGTACGCCACCGCCGGCATCATGCGCGTGACGACGGATGCCGCGCGCTTCACCGTGCCGCCGGCGCGCGCGCTGTGGATCCCGGCCGGACTGCCGCATGCTGTGGCGATGCCCCGCGGCCTGGCGATGCGCGCGCTGTTCCTTCGCGCGGATGCGGCAGCGGCTGGGCCGGCGCATCCCGCGGTGCTGTCCGTCGCGCCCCTGCTGCGCGAACTGATCCTGGCCGCCTGCGCCGAGCCGCTGGAATGGGACGAGAAGGGTCGCGGCGGCCACTTGGCCGCGCTGATCCTGGAGGAGATCGCCCGCGCGCCGACGCTGCCCCTGGCGGTGCCACAGCCCCGCGATGCGCGGCTGCTGCGCCTGGCGGCCGCGCTGGCGCTGCAGCCCGACAGCGCGCTGACGCTGGATGACTGGGCAGTCCGGACCGGCGCGAGCCCGCGCACGCTGCGCCGGCTGTTCCGCGCCGAGACCGGCATGGGATTCGCCCGTTGGCGCCAGGCGCTCCGCCTGACCGAGGCGGCGGCGCTGCTGGCGAACGGCATGGCGCCGGCGCAGGCCGCCGCCGCGGTCGGGTATGCCAGCGCGCCGGCCTTCGGAGCGGCCTATCGTGCGGCCTTCGGCGTCACGCCAGGCGCCGGGCGCCAGGGTCAGCCGGCGACACTGGCCGTGGCCCAGAGCGCGTAG